One window of Helicobacter winghamensis ATCC BAA-430 genomic DNA carries:
- a CDS encoding efflux RND transporter periplasmic adaptor subunit, whose amino-acid sequence MRFSKKSLIWLCVAVLGVGFSVFYGLKKDSALNAVSAQKLESNNIESAKESKKIESKNSSKLVKAVNLQSGVFNPTYQYVGSLYFSERGMLASEISGVIDSVLVSDGERVKKGQELAILNSDLLCDEIASKEGALKQAKAQYEKIKKDYARYKALYESESISFKEYEDILFDMQAQKGNMESIGNGLELLKTQKQKKTIVAPYDGVILQKLLKQGEWVSAGASVFNIAKLTPLEATFEVSFEILRSLKVGDDIQVQIANQNYQAKVSALIPLGDAKARTFPLKLSVNDPKGELIEGLEVRASFGVKGEEMLLVPRDAILPEIDGNVIFVLDNERAKKIKIAIKGYQGLNAYIEPLGESLKSTARVIVVGAERLRDGESVTEVKE is encoded by the coding sequence TTGATTTGGTTGTGTGTGGCTGTGCTTGGAGTGGGTTTTAGTGTGTTTTATGGGCTTAAAAAGGATTCCGCGCTTAATGCTGTATCTGCCCAAAAGTTAGAATCTAACAATATAGAATCTGCTAAAGAGTCTAAAAAAATAGAATCTAAAAATTCTTCAAAGCTTGTAAAGGCTGTCAATCTACAAAGTGGAGTGTTTAATCCGACTTATCAATATGTAGGTTCGCTGTATTTTAGTGAGAGGGGAATGCTTGCTTCTGAAATTTCTGGGGTTATTGATTCTGTGCTTGTAAGTGATGGAGAGCGTGTAAAAAAGGGGCAGGAATTAGCAATTTTAAATAGTGATTTATTGTGTGATGAGATAGCTTCCAAAGAGGGAGCTTTAAAACAAGCAAAAGCGCAATATGAAAAGATAAAAAAAGATTATGCACGCTATAAGGCTTTATATGAGAGTGAGTCTATTTCTTTTAAAGAATATGAAGACATTTTGTTTGATATGCAAGCGCAAAAAGGAAATATGGAATCTATTGGCAACGGACTAGAATTATTAAAAACGCAAAAGCAAAAAAAGACTATTGTCGCCCCTTATGATGGCGTAATTTTACAAAAACTTTTAAAGCAAGGTGAGTGGGTGAGTGCTGGGGCAAGTGTGTTTAATATTGCAAAGTTAACTCCACTTGAAGCAACATTTGAAGTTTCTTTTGAGATTTTGCGCTCTTTAAAAGTTGGTGATGATATACAAGTGCAAATTGCAAATCAAAATTATCAAGCAAAGGTTAGTGCTTTAATTCCATTAGGAGATGCTAAGGCTAGAACTTTTCCTTTAAAACTTTCTGTGAATGACCCAAAGGGAGAATTAATTGAAGGTTTAGAAGTGCGTGCTTCTTTTGGTGTAAAAGGGGAAGAAATGCTATTAGTGCCACGCGATGCGATTTTACCAGAGATTGATGGTAATGTGATTTTTGTGCTAGATAATGAAAGAGCAAAAAAGATAAAGATTGCAATCAAAGGCTATCAAGGTTTAAATGCGTATATAGAGCCTTTGGGCGAGAGTTTAAAATCTACAGCAAGAGTGATTGTTGTAGGGGCGGAGCGTTTAAGAGATGGAGAGAGTGTTACTGAGGTTAAAGAATGA